Part of the Thermodesulfobacteriota bacterium genome, GGAACGGGCCCATTGTTGGTTGATGGTGGTGTCGCAGGCGTGGACGTTGTGGCAGTCGCGGCAGACCCGCTCGCTGGCTGGGTCGAGGACGTAGCCTTCGATGGTGGTGGGGTCCCGGGCCCCCGCAGGTTGGCTGCCGTCGTCGAAGTGGGTGTCGTAGATAATGCTGGCTCCGGAGAACACGCCGGAGCCTACGGCGTACCCCGACCACGAGTACCGGCTGTTCTCCCCGTGGTAGCTGTCTGTCACCTGGTGGCAGTTGGTGCAGGTGCGGTACTCGGCCGACTCCACCACCCTGCCGTCGCCGTCTAGGAGGGCGGGTTCGAGCAGTTCGTCGGGCGCGTGGGGGTCGTGACAGGTGCGGCACTGGATGGGGGTGGCACCGGCCACCGGCTGGGCGACCGCGAAGGTGGGTGACCCGCTCAGGTCGTCGTACCCGCCGTCGATGGCCTGAAACGCCCGGGCGCCTTCGTCGGTGTGACACTTGGCGCACAGGGCGCGCACGGCGGTGGACCCCTCCTGCGCGTAGGTGTGATCGTTGATGGACCGCGCATGGGGCGAGGCCGCGTAGTCTTCGTAGATCTCGTCGCCCTCCGGGTAGTAGCGGTTGTGATCGAAGGAGGCGTTGTGACACGGTGCGCAGCGCGCCGCGCCGGGGCGGGCATAAGGGATGGGTCCGGAACCGAAGTGGTCGCCGCCCGGGCCGTGGCAGGCTTCGCAGCCCACCACCGGTCTGGGCACGTTGCCGGTGTAGTTCGGTGCCAGGTCGAAGCCGTCTCCCAACGGGTCGTGGCAGACCAGAGTGCAGTCGGGGTCGGTGCCCAGCCCATAGTAGCCGTAGGGCGGGTAACCGTGGGTGCTGAGCCCCAGATCCAGGGGCCGGTGGGAGTCGTCCCTGGCCTCGAGGTTGGCGTGGGCGCCCCCCAGCCAGATGGGAGTGATCCGGGTATGGCACACGGAGCAGGACCGGGCGCCGGCGTAGTCGGCGCCGCCTCCCCCGCCGAGGTCGTCGGCGGCTGCGTATTGGGGCGCTCCCATGCGAATCCACTGCGAGAGCACCTCGACCTGGGAGGCGGTGAAGTACTGGTTCCACTGGCCGATCGGCATCGAGGTCAGCAGCAGGCTGTCCTCCGGGCTACCCCGGGTCACCAGCCCCAGGCTGAAGAGGCTCAGGTAGGGGGTCTTGGCCACCGGGTAGCCCCCGACCGGGTTGTCGGGGGTGTGGCAGGAGCACGCCGCGTTGAGAATCGGCTGAACGGTCCGGGCGTAGACGTCCACTTCGCCGGCGCCTGGGCCGCTGCCTGTGCCTCCGCTGGTGCCCCCGCCGCAGGCTGCCACCAGGCCGAGGAAGACGATCGAGTTGCCCGCCATCCGTCTGTTCCACTGCTTCCGCATCATCCTCACTCCTCCTGATCCAAGTGCAAGAGAGTCGGGGCGCCCCCGGAGCGGGCGGTGCCCCGCAATCGCCCTGTTCTTGGTGCTTCCGGTGAATCTGCCTCCCTCTGGCTGGGGTTGCCGTGGAGATACGCCCCCGGCGGTGAGGTCTCACGTTGCTATCCCTTCGTCAAGTC contains:
- a CDS encoding cytochrome c3 family protein, coding for MMRKQWNRRMAGNSIVFLGLVAACGGGTSGGTGSGPGAGEVDVYARTVQPILNAACSCHTPDNPVGGYPVAKTPYLSLFSLGLVTRGSPEDSLLLTSMPIGQWNQYFTASQVEVLSQWIRMGAPQYAAADDLGGGGGADYAGARSCSVCHTRITPIWLGGAHANLEARDDSHRPLDLGLSTHGYPPYGYYGLGTDPDCTLVCHDPLGDGFDLAPNYTGNVPRPVVGCEACHGPGGDHFGSGPIPYARPGAARCAPCHNASFDHNRYYPEGDEIYEDYAASPHARSINDHTYAQEGSTAVRALCAKCHTDEGARAFQAIDGGYDDLSGSPTFAVAQPVAGATPIQCRTCHDPHAPDELLEPALLDGDGRVVESAEYRTCTNCHQVTDSYHGENSRYSWSGYAVGSGVFSGASIIYDTHFDDGSQPAGARDPTTIEGYVLDPASERVCRDCHNVHACDTTINQQWARSGHGGRILEAKEAAAADPAQADTAAILTAGVTGDYGAAWANYDFKDASRRSCQYCHTSTGFRNFVSAPETYDPADNDFVASGSQRELLYCWACHPDSAGGVHDPGALSIAYPGTSAATGYPDLGPSNVCVACHAGRETGRRIAQLDPGGLADLGFISPHYMAATGILFRTTGYQFADDEGNPLSYADVPYFAHAAVGSTVLDAETGATVEARPGTGTSGPCVGCHMTLPPKGEAEAAANAGAGEEPAGQPVANHLLLAYSSEAGRAHEEPPVCATCHANHGGMTAALAKEEKAHYRDALAALAGQAAQRGFHLIASYPYLVDAEGAPVRNWYTDTNGNGYSAIDANGDGKLDAPDPDDAWTGIHNLGACFNLSLLKGEPGAFAHNRIYAKRLIYDSIDWLDDHALNGSVDQTLAALGDDTAYKAGARAYLGPERP